The Vibrio alginolyticus NBRC 15630 = ATCC 17749 genomic sequence GATTGGAACCCAAACGCTTCACTATCACGAGACTCTTTTGATCTAACTCCTTTCTGTGTCATCGACGGCAATATGGTTCAACCCCCGAAACAGGTAAGCCATCAATGTAATGTGCCTACTCGCGAGGGATACCATGTCATCCTGGCAGTATGGGATGTTGGCGACACTGCAGCCTCATTTTATAACGTGATCGATGTGAAATTTGATGGTGACAGTCCCGTTATTCCAGATTGGAAGCAAGGCGGTCAAATTATTCCTACAATGGATTTAAATATTGGGGATTCGGTTTATACACGCGTATTTGATCAAGCAGGTGAAAACTTGGCGTATAGAACTGAACTAGAAATTACCGATGCAGCAATGGGCCAAGCGAAAAACTGGTCTTACGCACTCGCGACTAAGCTAAACCAAAAACAAGCAAAACTGCAAGCCGGGCAGTATGCAGAGGATAAATTCACTCCTGTTTATGGTACTAATCCGGTGTATCTGCAAGCAAATAGCGGCCTTGAGCGAGTAGAGATCGGCTATAACATTGAAACTCCTGTCCCAGAATACTCACTCACAGTAGATGGCTTAGCAGACGAGTATATCATTGAGTCAACACCGACAACGTTGGATCTGACACTAACTGCTGAAGGCGATTTAAATGCAGAACTCACCGTTTACAATCACCATCGCGAACCACTTGCAAGTTGGGCAAACGAAATGAAAGACGGCTCGGTAGAGGCGATATCGCTCGCTTTAAGTAAATCGGAGCCGGGTCACCATATGCTCGTAACACGTATTAAGGATAAAGATGGCAACTTGGTGGATCAGCAAACACTCGACTTTCACTTAAAAGAAGAGTCAGTTACTCCACCACCATCTGATGAGTACGATTTTGTCTTCCCTGAAGGACTATCTAGCTACACGGCGGGCACAAAAGTGCTTGCCAGCGACGGGGGCATTTATCAATGTAAACCTTTCCCATACTCTGGTTACTGTATGCAGTGGAAAGAAAGCGCAAACCATTACGAGCCTGGAATAGGTTCACACTGGGAGATGGCTTGGGATAAAGTCAACTAAATCACCCTTCGAACGTTAAGTAAAAAGAGCCTCACTATGAGGCTCTTTTATAATCAAACGCAAAAATGACAATTTTCCCGGTCTAAACCATAAACACCAGATAAACTAGTGAGATGCGCTCGCCCCTCAATCAGCCCCATTTCATACCCTTCTAGTAAAACGGATTGTCGCATTGATAAGCGCTGAACATGAAAATTATCTGGTGGGGCAATCACCCTAACATGTGTTCCTGGTGGAGGGTTACGAATAAACTCTAATGATTGATTATAGTTATCTGCACGTCTTAACATCGCATCCGCCATTTTGGGGTGCTCCGCAAACAGTTTCTTCATCAGCCATGTGGTCTTAACTGGTTTTTTGGCATAATTCAGCGGGTGAGAGAGTACTACGGTTATGTCGCGAGCCCCTCGACGATAAGCCTCACGCACTGGGATAGAATCAGCGACCCCACCATCGGTATAACAACCACCAGAAAAACAAGGGGTATGCTTGTAGGCAATCGGTAACGCTGTTGTCGCTTCAATCGCATGGTGAAAATTATCACGTGTCACGCGATAGTAATCTGCTTGCCCTGTATCTACATTTGTTGTCGCTGCGAGAAAAGGAACGCCATTAAACAGTTTATTTTCATCGACGGGATACAAGCGATTAGATTCTTCAAACAACCACTTCACATCGATGAGGTCTCCACCTTTAACGAAGCGAGTCGGGTCAAAAAAGCGTTTGCTTGTGGCCAGCTTAGTAATGACGTTAATACTGCGATGCGGGTAGTCGGTCAAATACCCAATCAAATTTGATGCACCAGCAGATACACCGACTGCAAAATCAAACGGTTTATAACTCTGCTCTAAAAACGCATCTAACACTCCGCTTGCGAAGACGCCTCGCATCGCGCCACCTTCTACTACAATTGCTTTTGTTGCCATATTTCCCCCATTCTCCTTGCCAAAAGAGTAATGAAATTCGTGCAATCACAACAATTGAATATTCTTATTATTGAAATAGGTGAAGTCTATTTATTTCTCTCTTAGAAAATGAAAACTAAAGTTCAAAAAATCCGTACCCGTTAGAAATGTAATTGCGGGCTTAACCAAGGTGGCAAGGTCTAAGAGAAATCTAGGAGAAAACCGTTTTATAGGCTTCGCCCGCGCCATCAATGAACATTTGAGTACCAATAACCGCTAGAATTAAGCCCATCATTTTAGTCACAACATTTAGAGCACTTGGTCCAACCGCTTTGACCAATTTGTCTCCAAATAAAAACAGTACATAGGTGATCACACAGAGGACAGCGAAAGAAACGATAGTAATAATGGTTTGATCGAAACCACCCGCTGTCGCAAAGTTCATCGCGGTAGCAATCGTTCCAGGCCCAGCTAATATTGGCATCGCCAGTGGAGACACTGCAATACTCAATGCCGCCCGTTGCTGAGCTGGTGAATACGCCTTCTCTTTGGTTTTCTGATGCGTCGAATCACCTTGAAGCATGTTAAAACCTATCAAAAACACCAAAATACCGCCTGTTATTCGCAATGCATAAAGCGTGATGCCAAACAAATCAAAAATTAACTTACCGGCAATAGAAAATATCGCGATGATAATAAATGCAATAAAAACCGAGCGGAGCGCAATGGAACGGATGGTTTCTTTATCTTCATCAGCAGTTAAACTCAAAAAGATGGGAATATTGGCGATAGGGTTCATGATGGCAAAGAAGCCCATAAACACCGTAACTGTATGAACAATGAGTTCTTTCATATTTTCCACTGCATTTAAATTATTGATTCTAAAAACAGTATATACGCTCTCAAACAGAACGAGTGGTGTATTCTCGATTCGTCTTCACACTTATGCACCAAGCATTGTTTTTCTTTTGAGATAGTTTACCGACTCATCAAATGTCGCTAAGGTGAGTCTTCAGCCTTTACACGTAACAGGGGATGTTAAGTCACCATGAACAGCACGATTCAAACAATTCTCAACCACCGCTCAATTCGAAAATTCACCTCACAACCGATTGAGAGCGAACAATTAGATGCCCTTCTTCAAGCCGGCCTTGCGGCGTCCTCATCAAGCATGTTGCAAGTCGTTTCAATTATTCGCGTGACCGACAAAGAAAAACGTACGCTATTAGCTCAATATGCCGGAAATCAAGGGTACGTTGAAAGCGCGGCTGAGTTTTTGGTGTTTTGCATTGATTACCAACGCCACGCCAGTATCAACCCAGATGTTCAAGCTGACTTTACCGAGTTAA encodes the following:
- a CDS encoding patatin-like phospholipase family protein, translated to MATKAIVVEGGAMRGVFASGVLDAFLEQSYKPFDFAVGVSAGASNLIGYLTDYPHRSINVITKLATSKRFFDPTRFVKGGDLIDVKWLFEESNRLYPVDENKLFNGVPFLAATTNVDTGQADYYRVTRDNFHHAIEATTALPIAYKHTPCFSGGCYTDGGVADSIPVREAYRRGARDITVVLSHPLNYAKKPVKTTWLMKKLFAEHPKMADAMLRRADNYNQSLEFIRNPPPGTHVRVIAPPDNFHVQRLSMRQSVLLEGYEMGLIEGRAHLTSLSGVYGLDRENCHFCV
- the gbpA gene encoding N-acetylglucosamine-binding protein GbpA, with the translated sequence MKSFPTKSVLALALASISSGAAAHGYVSETNGGVAASRSALCKYPTPDTNEKNNNCGAIQYEPQSVEGPDGFPETGPRDGKIASAETALAAALDEQTADRWVKRPIQAGTQTFEWTFTANHVTRDWKYYITKPDWNPNASLSRDSFDLTPFCVIDGNMVQPPKQVSHQCNVPTREGYHVILAVWDVGDTAASFYNVIDVKFDGDSPVIPDWKQGGQIIPTMDLNIGDSVYTRVFDQAGENLAYRTELEITDAAMGQAKNWSYALATKLNQKQAKLQAGQYAEDKFTPVYGTNPVYLQANSGLERVEIGYNIETPVPEYSLTVDGLADEYIIESTPTTLDLTLTAEGDLNAELTVYNHHREPLASWANEMKDGSVEAISLALSKSEPGHHMLVTRIKDKDGNLVDQQTLDFHLKEESVTPPPSDEYDFVFPEGLSSYTAGTKVLASDGGIYQCKPFPYSGYCMQWKESANHYEPGIGSHWEMAWDKVN
- a CDS encoding MarC family protein, encoding MKELIVHTVTVFMGFFAIMNPIANIPIFLSLTADEDKETIRSIALRSVFIAFIIIAIFSIAGKLIFDLFGITLYALRITGGILVFLIGFNMLQGDSTHQKTKEKAYSPAQQRAALSIAVSPLAMPILAGPGTIATAMNFATAGGFDQTIITIVSFAVLCVITYVLFLFGDKLVKAVGPSALNVVTKMMGLILAVIGTQMFIDGAGEAYKTVFS